gtgtgtgtgtgtatgtgtgtgtgtttaacagcagctaatgtgtgtttgtgtgtgtttaacagcagctaaaatgtgtgtgtgtgtgtgtgtgtgtgtgtgtttaacgacagctgatatgtgtgtgtgtgtgtgtgtttaacagcagctaatgtgtgtttgtgtgtgtttaacagcagatgaaatgtgtgtgtgtgtgtgtgtttaacgaCAGctaatgtgtgtatgtgtgtgtgtttaacagcagctaatgtgtgtttgtgtgtgtttaacagcagctgaaatgtgtgtgtgtgtgtgtgtgtgtgtgtgtgtgtgtgtgtgtgtgtgtgtgtgtttaacgaCAGctaatgtgtgtatgtgtgtgtgtttaacagcagctaatgtgtgtttgtgtgtgtttaacagcagctgaaatgtgtgtgtgtgtgtgtgtttaacgacagctgatatgtgtgtgtgtgtgtgtgtgtgtgtgtgtgtgtgtgtgtgtgtctgtgtgtgtgtgtgtgtgtgtgtgtttaacgacagctgatatgtgtgtgtgtgtatgtgtgtgtgtttaacagcagctgatgtgtgtgtgtgtgtgtgtgtgtgcgtgtgtgtttaacagcagctaatgtgtgtgtgggtgtttaACAGcagctgatgtgtgtgtgtgtgtgtgtttaacagcagctgatgtgtgtgtgtgtgtgtgtgtgtgtttaacgacagctgatatgtgtgtgtgtgtgtgtgtgtgtgtgtgtgtgtgtgtgtgtgtgtgtgtgtttagggtcTGTACGGCAGCGTGATCGTAACCGGGGGCAACACACTCCTGCAGGGCTTCACCGAGAGACTCAACAGAGAACTCTCTCAGAAAGCGCCGCCGGTGCGTTCCTGCACTCCTCCGTCTGATCTCTTCTTCTCTCACTCCACCATCTGATCCTTTCTTCTCTCACTCTGTCTGATCCCTTCTTCTCTCACTCCGTCTGATCTTCTCTCACTCCATCTGATCTTCTCTCTCCGTCTGATCTTCTCTCTCCGTCTGATCTTCTCTCTCCGTCTGATCTTCTCTCTCTCCGTCTGATCTTCTCTCTCCGTCTGATCTTCTCTCTCTCCGTCTGATCTTCTCACTCCGTCTGAtcttctctctctccatctgatCTTCCCTCTCCGTCTGATCTTCTCTCACTCCGTCTGATCTTCTCTCTCCGTCTGATCTTCTCACTCCGTCTGAtcttctctctctccatctgatCTTCCCTCTCCGTCTGATCTTCTCTCACTCCGTCTGATCTTCTCTCTCCGTCTGATCTTCTCACTCCGTCTGATCTTCTCTCTCCGTCTGATCTTCTCACTCCGTCTGATCTTCTCTCTCTCCGTCTGATCTTCTCTCTCCGTCTGATCTTCTCACTCCGTCTGATCTTCTCTCTCTCCGTCTGATCTTCTCTCTCCGTCTGATCTTCTCTCACTCCGTCTGATCTTCTCTCTCTCCGTCTGATCTTCTCTCTCTCCGTCTGATCTTCTCTCTCCGTCTGATCTTCTCTCTCCTTCTGATCTTCTCTCTCCGTCTGatcttctctctctgtctgatcttctctctccgtctgatcttctttctccgtctgatcttctctctccgtctgatcttctctctccttctgatcttctctctccgtctgatcttctctctctgtctgatcttctctctccgtctgatcttctttctccgtctgatcttctctctccgtctgatcttctctctctccgtctgatcttctctctccgtctgatcttctctctctccgtctgatcttctcactccgtctgatcttctctctctccatctgatCTTCCCTCTCCGTCTGATCTTCTCTCACTCCGTCTGATCTTCTCTCTCCGTCTGATCTTCTCACTCCGTCTGATCTTCTCTCTCTCCGTCTGATCTTCCCTCTCCTTCTGATCTTCTCTCACTCCGTCTGATCTTCTCTCTCACTCCGTCTAATCTTCTCTCACTCCATCTGatcttctctctctgtctgatcTTCTCTCTCCGTCTGATCTTCTCTCTCTCCGTCTGATCTTCTCTCTCCGTCTGATCTTCTCTCTCCATCTGATCTTCTCTCTCTCCGTCTGATCTTCCCTCTCCTTCTGATCTTCTCTCACTCCGTCTGATCTTCTCTCTCACTCCGTCTAATCTTCTCTCACTCCATCTGatcttctctctctgtctgatcttctctctccgtctgatcttctctctctccgtctgatcttctctctccgtctgatcttctctctccgtctgatcttctctctctccgtctgatcttctcactccgtctgatcttctctctctccatctgatCTTCCCTCTCCGTCTGATCTTCTCTCACTCCGTCTGATCTTCTCTCTCCGTCTGATCTTCTCACTCCGTCTGATCTTCTCTCTCTCCGTCTGATCTTCCCTCTCCTTCTGATCTTCTCTCACTCCGTCTGATCTTCTCTCTCACTCCGTCTAATCTTCTCTCACTCCATCTGatcttctctctctgtctgatcttctctctccttctgatcttctctctccgtctgatcttctctctctctgtctgatcTTCCCTCTCTCCATCTGATCTTCTCTCTCCGTCTGATCTTCTCACTCTGTCTGATCTTCTCTCTCTCCGTCTGATCTTCCCTCTCTCCGTctgatcttctctctctctccgtctgatcttccctctctccgtctgatcttctctcacttctccgtctgatcttctctctccgtctgatcttccttctccgtctgatcttctctctccgtctgatcttccttctccgtctgatcttctctctctccgtctgatcttctctctctccttctgatcttctctctccgtctgatcttctctctctccgtctgatcttccctctctccgtctgatcttctctctctctgtctgatcTTCCCTCTCTCCATCTGATCTTCTCTCACTTCTCCGTCTGATCTTCTCTCTCCGTctgatcttctctctctctatctgatcttctctctctccgtctgatcttctcactccgtctgatcttctctcactccgtctgatcttctctctccgtctgatcttctcactccgtctgatcttctctctctccgtctgatcttctcactccgtctgatcttctctctctccatctgatcttctctctctccgtctgatcttctctctctccatctgatCTTCCCTCTCCGTCTGATCTTCTCTCACTCCGTCTGATCTTCTCTCTCCGTCTGATCTTCTCACTCCGTCTGATCTTCTCTCTCTCCGTCTGATCTTCTCTCTCCGTCTGATCTTCTCTCACTCCGTCTGATCTTCTCTCTCCGTCTGATCTTCTCACTCCGTCTGATCTTCTCTCTCTCCGTCTGATCTTCTCTCTCCGTCTGATCTTCTCTCTCCTTCTGATCTTCTCTCTCCGTCTGatcttctctctctgtctgatcttctctctccgtctgatcttctctctccgtctgatcttctctctccgtctgatcttctctctccgtctgatcttctctctccgtctgatcttctctctccttctgatcttctctctccttctgatcttctctctcttcgtctgatcttctctctccgtctgatcttctctctccttctgatcttctctctctccgtctgatcttctctctccgtctgatcttctctctccgtctgatcttctctctccgtctgatcttctctctccttctgatcttctctctccgtctgatcttctctctctgtctgatcttctctctccgtctgatcttctctctccgtctgatcttctctctccgtctgatcttctctctccgtctgatcttctctctccgtctgatcttctctctcttcgtctgatcttctctctccgtctgatcttctctctctctgtctgatcTTCTCACTCCGTCTGAtcttctctctctccatctgatCTTCCCTCTCCGTCTGATCTCTCACTCCGTCTGATCTTCTCTCTCCGTCTGATCTTCTCACTCCGTCTGATCTTCTCTCTCTCCGTCTGATCTTCCCTCTCCTTCTGATCTTCTCTCACTCCGTCTGATCTTCTCTCTCACTCCGTCTGATCTTCTCTCACTCCATCTGATCTTCTCTCTCCGTCTGATCTTCTCTCTCCGTATGATCTTCTCTCTCTCCGTCTGATCTTCTCTCTCCGTCTGATCTTCTCTCTCCGTCTGATCTTCTCTCACTCCGTCTGATCTTCTCTCACTCCGTCTGATCTTCCCTCTCTCCGTctgatcttctctctctctccgtctgaTCTTCCCTCTCTCCATCTGATCTTCTCTCACTTCTCCGTCTGATCTTCTCTCTCCGTCTGATCTTCTCTCTCCGTCTGATCTTCCCTCTCTCCGTctgatcttctctctctctctccgtctgaTCTTCCCTCTCTCCATCTGATCTTCTCTCACTTCTCCGTCTGatcttctctctctgtctgatcttctctcacttctccgtctgatcttctctctccgtctgatcttctctctccgtctgatcttccctctctccgtctgatcttctctctctctctccgtctgaTCTTCCCTCTCTCCATCTGATCTTCTCTCACTTCTCCGTCTGatcttctctctctgtctgatcttctctctccgtctgatcttctctctctccgtctgatcttctctctctccgtctgatcttctcactccgtctgatcttctctctctccttctgatcttctctctccgtctgatcttctctctctctgtctgatcTTCCCTCTCTCCATCTGATCTTCTCTCTCCGTCTGATCTTCTCACTCTGTCTGATCTTCTCACTCTGTCTGATCTTCTCTCTCTCCGTCTGATCTTCCCTCTCTCCGTctgatcttctctctctctccgtctgaTCTTCCCTCTCTCCATCTGATCTTCTCTCACTTCTCCGTCTGATCTTCTCTCTCCGTCTGATCTTCTCTCTCTCCGTCTGATCTTCTCTCTCCGTCTGATCTTCCTTCTCCGTCTGATCTTCTCTCTCTCCGTCTGatcttctctctctgtctgatcttctctctccgtctgatcttctctctctccgtctgatcttctctctctccgtctgatcttctctctctccttctgatcttctctctccgtctgatcttctctctctccgtctgatcttccctctctccgtctgatcttctctctctctgtctgatcTTCCCTCTCTCCATCTGATCTTCTCTCACTTCTCCGTCTGATCTTCTCTCTCCGTCTGATCTTCCCTCTCCCAATCTGATCTTCTCTCACTTCTCCGTCTGATCTTCTCTCTCCGTCTGatcttctctctctgtctgatcTTCTCTCTCCGTCTGATCTTCTCTCTCCGTCGGATCTTCTCTCTCTCCGTCTGATCTTCTCTCTCTCCGTCTGATCTTCTCTCTCCGTCTGATCTTCTCTCTCCGTCGGATCTTCTCTCTCTCCGTCTGATCTTCTCTCTCTCCGTCTGATCTTCTCTCTCCATCTGATCTGATCTGTGTTTTCAGAGCATGAGGCTGAAGCTGATGGCCTGTAACAGCTCCATTGAGAGGAGGTTCAGCTCCTGGATCGGAGGCTCTATTCTGGCATCGCTGGTGAGACTTTAGTGGAAATTTAGGCTCATCTGAACTGGCCAATGATGGTTGATTAATGAAGAGTGTGGAAAAGTCTTCAGCTGAGGGATGataaaggaggaggaggaggaggaggaggaggaggaggaagaggaggaggaggacgaggaggaggaggaggaggacgaggaggaggaggaggaggacgaggaggaggaggaggaggaggaggaggaggaggaggaggaggaggaggaggaggaggacgaggaggaggaggaggaggacgaCGTTAGGAAGAAAGGAGAGGAGATTGTGTGAGAGTCAGAAGAGTTGTTCATTTTGTTTTAGCAGTGAATGATACAGGTGGAGGTCAGTGTGATCTCTCCATCTTTAGTTGATATTAGTTTAAAAACCATACATGGATCACCGATACTTTGAGaactgagacacacacacacacacacacacacacacacacacacacacacacacacacacacacacacacgtttgtttttgtgaaatgtgaggatatttccataggcgtaatgttttttatactgtacaaactatatTTTCTATCTCCTTACAatgcccttaaacctacccatcacacacacacacacacacacacacacacacacacacacacacacacacacacacacacacacacgtttgtttttgtgaaatgtgaggatatttccataggcgtaatgttttttatactgtacaaactatatTTTCTATCTCCTTACAatgcccttaaacctacccatcacacacacacacacacacacacacacacacacacacacacacacacacacacacacacacacacacacacacacacacacacacacacactcacacacacacacagatagatCTGCACTGACCGCATGTGTCCGTCCACAGGGAACCTTCCAGCAGATGTGGATCTCAAAGCAGGAGTATGACGAGGGAGGAAAACAGAGCGTGGAGAGAAAATGcccctgaaacacacacacacacacacacacacacacacacacacacacacacactcacacacacacacagatagatCTGCACTGACCGCATGTGTCCGTCCACAGGGAACCTTCCAGCAGATGTGGATCTCAAAGCAGGAGTATGACGAGGGAGGAAAACAGAGCGTGGAGAGAAAATGcccctgaaacacacacacacacacacacacacacacacacgtcgctGGATACAGTATTTACAGTAACTCAGTAAACTGAGAAATGCTTTGGTTTGTTCATTTATGTATAaaactgaatctgcattaatctaaataaaacaaacaaaaaaacttcctcctcctcctctcttttcctcctcctcctctcttttcctcttcctcctctcttttcctcttcctcctctcttttcctcctcctcctctcttttcctcttcctcctctcttttcctcttcctcctctcttttcctcttcctcctctcttttcctcctcctcctctcttttcctcttcctcctctcttttcctcttcctcctctcttttcctcctcctcctctcttttcctcctcctcctctcttttcctcttcctcctctcttttcctcttcctcctctcttttcctcctcctcctctcttttcctcttcctcctctcttttcctcctcctcctctcttttcctcctcctcctctcttttcctcttcctcctctcttttcctcctcctcctctcttttcctcctcctcctctcttttcctcctcctcctctcttttcctcttcctcctctctttacctcctcctcctctctttACCTCCTCCTCTCTTTCCTCCTCCTCTcttttcctcctcctcctctcttttcctcttcctcctctcttttcctcctcctcctctcttttCCTCCTCCGAGTCTTTCCGAGTGTTTAGGGCACTTTCTGCCTCTTcgtgacggatcgcttcctctACTCCTCAGTTGTAAATCTTACGATCTTTAGCTCATACAGTGCAGCAATATAGGTCTTATTTCACTTAAAAAGacatttgatatatatatatatatatgatcaggcataacattatgaccaccttcctaatattgtgttggtccccctgacCCGTCTCTGATGGACTCCCCTCGACGCCGGAAGGTGTGCTGTGGAAAACTGTTTCCCTGAAAGGTCATGTACATGGTCTAggtagtgcatcctggggccatgtgtttcccaggtaagccacacacacacacacacccagccatccacgtgattcctcagaccaggccaccttcttccatcgcTCCgcggtccagttctgatgctcacgtgccactgttggtgctttcggcgggtcaggggtcagaggtcaccctgactggtccatacgcctcagactgagctgctctgtgtattctgacagctttctatcagaaccagcattaacttctggagcagtttgagctccagtagctcgtctgtttgatcggaccccacgggccagccttcgctccccacggtcatcaatgagccttggccgcccatgaccctgtggtcggttctccactggtccttccttggagcacttttgatagatactgaccactgcagaccgggaacagcccacaagagctgcagttttggagatgctctgacccagtcgtctagccgtcacaatctggccaaactcgctcaaatccttacgcttgcccatttctcctgcttcacacacatcaactttgttatatatatatatatatatatacatatatatatatatatatatatatatataaattatttttatatataaaactataaaacaatatataggcctatatttggatatttattttaataaagtataCACACAGATAGTCCTGTATAATATATacaaatgttgtaaaaatataaaatacatgtaATAGTACTCATATAGAAATACGTCAGCAGGGAGAGCGCAGACGTCATCGCGTGCGCAGGAGCGTCACTCTCGGTACCGGCCTTGATGTGACGGCCGGCGCTGACGTCGCGGGAGCGCGCACGGGAGATAAGTGGCGGTTAAATGCGGGACGAACGGACGACCGGAGCGGCGCGCGCACTCACGGTAAGTCTTATAAACACACGCTTTTCATTCTTCTTCTctttatcatttatttaatatgtgaGCTTAAAGAGCAGAAATACTGTACAATATATGAATAAAAGCagcttaattatttataattaaaacaCGATTATTTGTCTTTAACAAGAGTATTAAAATGAGCATGTCTAACTCACAGAGCACTAGATAAACCATTACAGAGGTTATTATGACTGTAACTgtacttaattatattaaaacatgGGCGTCAgaaccatgtgtgtgtgtgggacaagacAAACCCACTTTTTACGACCAAAACGaccacttttatcgtctctaattcagcatgTCTGTTTACCCCTAACCaagaaacacttattattagacactttatttccacttttctaatattttctctatttttattgaaagtaaacgcctttccgatctgatgtgatggcaaaaggcggattcgaacctcaaACGTCGCGCCTTACCCCTACAGTACACTATAGGTAAATATTAAATCAATCGTTTAGCTGatatatttgatgtatttaatgtaaatgacATCTAACATTACTCCAGTAAAATAGATTCTGAGGAcacacccactttttatttgctttcgaCGCCCATGTGTTAAAATATCATAATTACGGTTCACACTTCATGTTTGACCcataaaatattgtcaatgaatattaaagtaggctatataaataacGGACTTGCtaatatcaatcaatcatctttatttctatcgctcttctccagcgccgattgtgtcagagcagcttcagtgttaaacaggacaatactgcagcagaattagatttggctgtacagtcgttctggagtaaacagtgatgttatcagcttattttaatttatcagagagagacaatgctggcagatcaggattatagtttatagagttaaatatgacctaattaattcatgtaactgtatatttagttgaataacttaatagtattataattaataataagagAGGTGTGTCTCTGAACAGGAAGTTGGTCTGGTTctgcgatctgattggatgggTCTCACACTGAGCTATTGGCTGAGGGACGGCCGTCCTAAAAATCACCACAAATCCTCGTTCTGTCCGTTCTCGGTTGCCCCGCCCATTCGGCTCGCTGTGCTCTTGGACACGCCCCCCGTTGCCCCCGGTCACCCTCGCTCAAAATGGAGCCTGACTCACCTGTCGCCTAACCTACAGGTGTGTCCGTCAGGTGGGCGTGTCCGACGAGCCTGCGTGGAGCAGAGCAGTGATGCGGTCCGAGGGGGCGTCGGCGTGGAGGCGGGGCTTCATGTGTGGGAGGTGCTGTGGGAGGAGCAACATAGAGGAAGCCACGCCCTCCTGGGGGTGTCCACACACAAGTGCCCCCTGCAGGCTTCAGGCTACACGGCGTTAATAGGCGGAGACTCATGCTCTTGGGGCTGGGAGCTCTCGTCCAATCAGCTTTGGCATGATGGGAAGAGGCGGGGCCTGTACCCTGAGGGCGGAGCCACAGACGTCCTAAGCGTTCCGGATCGCGTATTACTCGTGCTGGACGCAGACGCGGGAACGCTGGGATACGTGGTGGACGGACGCTATTTGGGCGTGGCCTTTTGGGACCTCCCTAAAGGGGCGGAGCTATTCCCAGCCGTGAGCTGTGTTTGGGGAGGAGCTGAAATTTGCATACGCTACCTGTGTGGCACCACACGTGAGTTACAAATATTaccctgcatcccaattcgcacactatccatactaaatagcaatcgaaaaatagaattagtacgTCGCAAATCGTAGTGAGCTGAAGAGTATTCAAAAGATGCCCGGATGATGGTTTACTATTTAcggataaaaagtgtttaaaaactacaaacatggcggatgtgcgagtGTGACGGTTAAGTAGAGGTTTAGATAAATGTTTGAGTGATCAATGATCAGTATTATCCtgatgaatatatatttattcagtgttgtccacattatatctCACTGCAGCAGCACTGAGAGCTtctgtaatgacacgtttgccGTTAACTTTTAAAGCGTCAttatatttaaagctacactgtgtaacttttttagtttattctgaGCTAAAAAGAGTTCTtataaatatatgtgctcattaatgtatattcacttctttcaagtaataaagtattctggtaagtttataatatgccgttgaaaacatacgggtgaggggttcgactgccggtcgccatgttgctcctccatcttaaAAGTACAGTAGTCgaacaatatacagaataacgatagcactgataaaaattactttactaagattagcttgcattcgtctgggaacctgatagctgatgttagcgacgaaatggcaaaaaaagaacgaaaacgtaaaactaatatttattttacatagaTGTCATTACCTACATGTTAAgtgacaaattaaataactgcaaattgtAAAAGTTTTCTAAAGTAACCTCATCGCTTGAAGGAGCACTCgtggacgaggtcgaactggaagccgtgttaatcttggactaaatcagccaccgtaggagttaaaacgaaatcagaatggagaggaacagaaactaatattcactggatggtcataaaccttcacaccgctagatgggggaaaatatcacacagggGAGCTTAAACAgaagcaaacacatgaggagagtctctgcattaaagacacacacggcagatcaacgagcgggtgtgtgtgtgtgtgtgtgtgatgggtaggtttaggggcagtgtaaggggatagtaaatacggtttgtacagtataaaaaccattacgcctaggGAGAGTCcccatgtcacaaaaacaaacgtgtgtgtgtgtgtgtgtctacatttctctccgatacggcaggagattaaactgaatgtggaggattttaactgtgtgatgattgacaggtcAGTTTAAAAGGTTATgggatgctcgtaactaagcAACAGACTCGGTTAAAGATGATGAAGTAGTCCCAAAGCTTGCagactcttctgctacacactcaaaagtaaaaaaaaaagttttttagtaCGCATGTTAGTATAAGTAgacgaattgggacgcagcatcagtgttaatcaaaaacaaaacatttcatcACTTAATCAGAA
This region of Pseudorasbora parva isolate DD20220531a chromosome 6, ASM2467924v1, whole genome shotgun sequence genomic DNA includes:
- the si:ch1073-228j22.2 gene encoding SPRY domain-containing SOCS box protein 2 isoform X1, with the protein product MRDERTTGAARALTEVGLVLRSDWMGLTLSYWLRDGRPKNHHKSSFCPFSVAPPIRLAVLLDTPPVAPGHPRSKWSLTHLSPNLQVCPSGGRVRRACVEQSSDAVRGGVGVEAGLHVWEVLWEEQHRGSHALLGVSTHKCPLQASGYTALIGGDSCSWGWELSSNQLWHDGKRRGLYPEGGATDVLSVPDRVLLVLDADAGTLGYVVDGRYLGVAFWDLPKGAELFPAVSCVWGGAEICIRYLCGTTRDAPALQDLSRLIARRYLRAHQHHTLQRLL
- the si:ch1073-228j22.2 gene encoding SPRY domain-containing SOCS box protein 4 isoform X2 — encoded protein: MGLTLSYWLRDGRPKNHHKSSFCPFSVAPPIRLAVLLDTPPVAPGHPRSKWSLTHLSPNLQVCPSGGRVRRACVEQSSDAVRGGVGVEAGLHVWEVLWEEQHRGSHALLGVSTHKCPLQASGYTALIGGDSCSWGWELSSNQLWHDGKRRGLYPEGGATDVLSVPDRVLLVLDADAGTLGYVVDGRYLGVAFWDLPKGAELFPAVSCVWGGAEICIRYLCGTTRDAPALQDLSRLIARRYLRAHQHHTLQRLL